A window of the Podospora bellae-mahoneyi strain CBS 112042 chromosome 6, whole genome shotgun sequence genome harbors these coding sequences:
- a CDS encoding hypothetical protein (EggNog:ENOG503NWSR; COG:S): protein MSPSSNGDSPHSSTATMTAAASATVVGRFPLPNRDFTIEVPSPQLLAQVQVNGGGVNSLKSPTSLKSARTPSFSREGILGSAQKARNLSQSSDNRPESNGMQKAPSDEGINPLKRRNTDAGVDYPRRRATIACEVCRSRKSRCDGTKPKCKLCTELGAECIYREPGIKLDAGDKLILERLNRIENLLQMNMVGHPNGMGMSHDSPNMSNGTALSGDNLMGIGSNAANFVSVIPSGGLGTWSATATNNISTMPKVHTNAALHLLQWPMIRDLVSRPYDPQILLQLEMAREPLHSLAKTPCVDLSNTNAYIEAYFDRVNIWYACVNPYTWRSHYRIALSNGFREGPESCIVLLVLALGQASSRGSISRIVPHEDPPGLQYFTAAWSLLPGMMTSNSVLAAQCHLLAAAYLFYLVRPLEAWNLLCTTSTKLQLLLMAPSRVPADQRELIERIYWNSLLFESDLLAELDLPHSGVVAFEENVGLPCGFEGDEQEAVGRDELWYFLAEIALRRLLNRVSQLIYSKDSMASTTSLEPVVAELDFQLTQWYESLPLPLQFPFTRTMLPDPVQTVLRLRFFACRTIIYRPYILAVLDNEQAVLDPSVREACTKCLEASIRQLEHITAHHAGHMPYLWQGALSIVSQTLLVMGATMSPSLSSILWSLVPHRDTIDQIINDVVMEIERYAVLSPSLSLSAEIIKEAEVRRRTYLSG from the exons ATGTCACCATCGTCCAACGGTGACTCTCCACATTCTTCCACGGCCACTATGACTGCGGCTGCCAGTGCTACTGTTGTAGGAAGGTTTCCATTGCCGAACAGGGACTTCACCATCGAGGTGCCCTCGCCCCAGCTTCTGGCCCAGGTCCAGGTTAACGGCGGTGGCGTAAACTCTCTCAAGTCACCAACATCTCTCAAGTCGGCTCGGACTCCTAGCTTCAGCAGGGAAGGCATACTCGGTTCGGCGCAGAAGGCGCGCAATCTTTCACAGTCATCAGACAACAGGCCAGAATCGAATGGGATGCAGAAGGCACCGAGCGATGAGGGTATCAACCCTCTTAAAAGGCGGAATACCGATGCGGGCGTCGACTATCCAAGGCGGAGGGCAACCATCGCT TGCGAGGTTTGCCGTTCGAGGAAGTCACGATGCGATGGCACGAAGCCAAAGTGCAAGCTATGTACCGAGTTGGGTGCCGAGTGCATTTATCGTGAGCCCGGCATCAAGCTGGATGCCGGCGACAAGCTTATCCTGGAGCGCTTGAACCGCATCGAGAACCTGCTCCAGATGAACATGGTGGGCCACCCCAATGGCATGGGCATGTCTCATGATTCGCCAAATATGAGCAATGGGACAGCTCTCAGCGGTGACAACTTGATGGGAATCGGGTCAAATGCCGCCAACTTTGTGTCCGTCATTCCCAGCGGTGGACTTGGGACATGGTCCGCCACAGCCACTAACAATATCTCGACCATGCCAAAGGTGCACACGAATGCAGCTCTGCATCTGCTGCAGTGGCCCATGATCCGCGATTTGGTATCACGACCGTACGACCCTCAAATTCTCCTGCAACTTGAGATGGCCCGTGAGCCGCTGCATTCTCTCGCCAAGACTCCCTGCGTCGACCTTTCCAATACGAATGCCTACATCGAAGCCTACTTTGACAGAGTCAACATCTGGTACGCCTGCGTCAACCCATACACGTGGAGGAGCCACTACAGGATAGCGCTATCAAACGGTTTCAGAGAAGGACCAGAGAGTTGCATtgtgctgttggtgctggccCTGGGCCAGGCTAGCTCGAGAGGCAGCATCTCGAGGATTGTACCCCACGAGGATCCTCCCGGACTTCAGTATTTCACCGCAGCTTGGTCTCTGCTGCCAGGCATGATGACGTCCAACAGTGTGCTCGCAGCACAGTGTCActtgctggctgctgcttaTCTGTTTTACCTTGTTCGACCGCTGGAGGCATGGAACTTGCTTTGCACGACAAGTACGAAACTGCAGCTTTTGCTCATGGCGCCGAGCAGAGTGCCCGCTGATCAGAGGGAGCTGATCGAAAGAATTTACTGGAACTCACTTCTCTTCGAAAGCGATTTATTGGCCGAATTGGACCTCCCCCATTCTGGTGTGGTTGCATTTGAGGAGAATGTTGGTCTTCCCTGCGGGTTCGAGGGCGATGAGCAGGAAGCAGTTGGACGCGACGAGTTGTGGTATTTCCTGGCCGAGATTGCACTGAGGAGGCTGCTCAACCGCGTCAGTCAGCTCATCTACTCGAAGGATTCCAtggcatcaacaacaagcttggAGCCGGTCGTGGCAGAGCTTGACTTCCAGCTGACACAGTGGTATGAGAGCTTGCCGCTACCGCTGCAGTTTCCCTTCACACGGACGATGCTTCCCGATCCGGTGCAGACGGTGCTGAGATTACGCTTCTTCGCCTGCCGAACCATCATCTATCGACCTTATATTCTGGCGGTCCTTGACAACGAGCAAGCGGTGTTGGACCCCTCGGTGCGGGAGGCTTGCACAAAGTGCCTAGAAGCGTCAATCCGGCAACTGGAGCACATTACTGCGCA TCACGCCGGACATATGCCGTACCTTTGGCAGGGTGCTCTGTCCATAGTATCACAGACACTTTTGGTCATGGGCGCCACCATGTCGCCGTCACTCTCGAGCATCCTCTGGAGCCTGGTTCCCCACCGCGATACCATTGATCAAATCATCAACGACGTCGTCATGGAGATC
- a CDS encoding hypothetical protein (COG:G; EggNog:ENOG503P0F9), protein MRATHGIFAALSAGLSLSSAAACSKQGLLLVSSYPFESSPGEIVKGGVTTLKLGNKGLEQVGEISTICGTNPSWQTLVGGDQYYCINENFDDGPGAFTSAKVNTDGTLAFVGNSSTPGGPVHIALFGENGERAITSNFASSSVDVFNIEDPAKLQSLDNKPFPPRPDNETITSRPHQAVVDPTGGFVVIPDLSVDVLHILSIDQTALSLTELPAHPFGNGTGPRHAAFLKSGDKTFLYVIAEKKVSILGFEVSYGTNSLTLSEKFNIRTDGSENAPAEGSSGAEITISPDNKFLTVSTRNETTLEYTTVADGTKIPSDALNTFSIDPVTGELTHVQSAPAGGSFPRHFSFNKDGSLVAVACGGENRVNVFERDVGTGMIGKAVGERVLTTQVNHVIFKE, encoded by the exons ATGAGAGCCACACACGGCATCTTTGCTGCCTTGTCGGCCGGCCTCTCATTATCATCCGCAGCCGCTTGTTCAAAGCaaggtcttcttcttgtgtCTTCATACCCGTTTGAGTCTTCCCCAGGAGAGATTGTCAAGGGAGGAGTTACGACGCTGAAGCTGGGAAACAAGGGCCTAGAGCAGGTTGGCGAAATCTCGACCATCTGCGGTACTAACCCTTCATGGCAAACACTCGTTGGAGGCGATCAATATTATTGCATCAATGAGAACTTCGACGACGGCCCTGGCGCTTTTACCTCAGCTAAGGTGAATACGGACGGCACTCTCGCTTTTGTGGGAAACAGTTCTACGCCTGGAGGCCCAGTGCATATTGCTCTCTTTGGTGAGAATGGGGAGAGAGCTATCACCTCCAACTT TGCATCATCCTCTGTCGATGTCTTCAACATTGAGGACCCAGCCAAGCTGCAATCCTTGGACAACAAACCTTTTCCCCCACGGCCCGACAACGAAACCATCACTTCCAGGCCTCACCAAGCAGTTGTTGATCCCACTGGTGGATTCGTTGTCATCCCCGATCTCTCCGTCGACGTCCTCCATATCTTAAGCATCGACCAAACTGCGCTGTCACTCACAGAGCTG CCGGCACACCCCTTCGGGAACGGAACTGGGCCTCGTCACGCTGCCTTCCTCAAGTCAGGTGACAAGACCTTCCTCTACGTCATCGCCGAAAAGAAGGTCTCCATCCTCGGGTTCGAAGTCTCTTACGGCACCAACAGCTTGACATTGTCGGAGAAATTCAACATCAGAACCGACGGCAGCGAGAACGCACCGGCCGAAGGCTCCTCCGGAGCTGAAATTACCATCTCT CCTGACAACAAATTCCTCACCGTCTCAACCCGCAACGAGACCACGCTAGAATACACCACCGTTGCCGACGGCACAAAGATCCCGTCTGACGCCCTGAACACCTTTTCCATCGACCCTGTCACTGGGGAGTTGACTCATGTCCAGAGTGCCCCGGCCGGTGGCTCGTTCCCGAGACATTTCAGCTTCAACAAGGACGGGAgtctggttgctgttgcttgcGGGGGGGAGAATAGGGTTAATGTCTTTGAGAGGGATGTTGGGACGGGGATGATTGGGaaggcggtgggggagagggttttGACGACGCAGGTTAATCATGTTATTTTCAAAGAGTAA